In Euphorbia lathyris chromosome 9, ddEupLath1.1, whole genome shotgun sequence, the following are encoded in one genomic region:
- the LOC136205565 gene encoding piezo-type mechanosensitive ion channel homolog isoform X1, with amino-acid sequence MGRFFIGFVLPILLLTASLMNWSLMSLADFLLFLFIQYAAPRIGFHSQRQSLLSWCTLIFSLLAVLSLSIFNIIWAVKGDRWSISVSQWAKLIGFLSSHSWRLQYAIFFFAIQVSTALVTLIGIYRSRFGLDLWGDSRLWDFFSSILYIGSQLRDLCCLLLPIVQLVVGISHPSWASLPFFICSSIGLIKWSITSNFLGFFQWWRYLLLYSGLNIVLLYAYQLSIEFPEMIEHIAGFIGLYKISAQAEWTEICSFLSLLLFYIMLSWIRYDLTEMDFIMSVSESYLTEPLLLPKYSFFFHEFRSGVRHTNFMLRRSVFRTFSVNFFTYGFPISLLALSFWSFHFASVYAFGLLAYVGYIVYAFPSLFHLHRSNGLLLVFILFWAASTYVFNVAFTFLNKEMRKDMEIWETIGLWHYPIPGFYLLSQYSLGVLVALGNLVNNSVFLYLSDGNRQSFAEDFTVEESEETKVLVVATIVWGLRKSSRAIVLVLIFFVALKPGIIHAVYMGFFVIFLLSHTISSKIRKALIVLCEAHFSFLYILQLDLVSKAVKQKSSFVVDIFSQLGLLNHASSGDFLKIAALACSCAIQNHGFKMLSSFSAILQHTPCPPIGFSILRAGLLKSVLLSVYSSINNQSHDRFSSHEEMTVSYLRATGKKFLSIYHSCGTHIAFLTILLTVYLVKPNFISFGYLFFLLFWMAGRQLVGSTKRPLWFPLKIYSVIVFILVCGLSIFFFVQTWLSRVFDLSSAFGYNSEASMFENLWQSLAVLIVMQLYSYERRQSNFSQLHEGGEPEKAYISFVKRLLILHCEKILYLALFYASLSPIGAFGFLYLFGLAVCSTLPKSSWIPSRLFIIYSGFLVTFEYLFQLWGHKAEMFPGQKYSSVSLFLGLQLYAPGFLGVESGLRGKVVVIISCIVQYNVFHWLENMPGTSSNGGIWEEPCSLFCFSEDDPSEVTNLLSRNHLFEQQKEKRRHSWPSLGNFISQWPYFEGSYTGTFSNAFGNSKENHKWNRKRIHILRRERLQLQMITLRACAKFWIENMFNLFGLEINMIALLLASFAVLNSISLIYIASLAACILLPRRVRKFWPIFVLLFGSVIILEYLAIWINQISWKQHSTGDPGVPCNECWRSSNLYFDHCNKCWLGIIVDDPRMLISYYVVFMLSCLKYRADHFSSISASETYQHMMSQYKQASLNNLSFDRKFLWTFLDYMRLYTYCHLLDLVLTLMLITGTLEFDILHLGYLGFGLVFFRIRLQVLKKKNEIFKFLRMYNFAVIVLSLAYQSPFLGDFCKGDCTMMDHLNEVVGFRKYDYGFRITSRSALVEIIIFMLVSLQSYMFSAEEFDYVSEYLEAEQINAIVHEQEKAASWKTEQLQQIQKSEEGKRLHNLQVEKMKSEMLSLQIQLQSMSNTAKCGHASQSQGNGRKKSSMSADGVNYITGQEETDYKKESVDLNSDLLFSFHLNNSLRNENFDSPSAIQSIRHPTESHNEITELKDNAAIYEFPNIYEREKTKSKSNKRLLTSAFRLVKYGVSQVQSLGNMAVASTVNYFNIKPEESDLSDDSSNDEMYYEVENIGVEPVVTYSSNDRTFSFQSDTDQMTTSDRSCLQIGMILQYMWAQMRSNNDIVCYCCFVLIFMWNFSLLSMVYPAILFLYALCVSDGPNNMFWVIVLIYTEMGILVQYIYQIIIQHCGLTFNMSLLQHLGFPANKMTSFVISNLPLFMVYLFTLLQTSITIRNAEWATIAESSFSKRRNSCREEAIEDCGRRIEEFFLFAENLIKQLMRNLCRFWKSLTEGAETPPHFVQLSMKVDLWPGDGIQPERIQSGINKLLEIMHDKRCHDMSRDHFHSISRVRVQSIERNPENDNVALAVFEVLYASSLKVCTQAEFYRSLTPAADVACEILEAQHSGILKKIGFPYPILSAIGGGKKDIDLYAYTFCADLAVFFLVAIFYQSVIKNNSEFLEVYQLEDQFPKEFVFILMVIFFLIVLDRVIYLCSFATGKVIFYFFNFALFTYSVAVYAWYTELQHGHSTKFALRSIYLTKAISLTLQALQIKCGIPHKSTLYRQFLTSTISQVNYLGFRLYRALPFLYELRCVLDWSCTTTSLTMYDWLKLEDIHASLFLVKCDADLNRAKHQHGDKQSKLTKFCNGICLFFVLMCVIWAPMLMYSSGNPTNIANPIKEASIRIDVRTISGRLTLFETTLCEKISWVKIVSHNNLDPHGYLRAYDQRDIQLICCQADASTLWLVPPVVQARYMKSLRSSMEILFSWQLTRDRPKGKEVVNYELRVQDQDLPTYSEVMSVLNGTANGFRLRNVYPRYFRVTGSGEVRFLEELVELVSGDLVLNRGSPEWWSFHDVNENYGCGEFAGPMAIIVSEETPQGILGETLSKFSIWGLYITFVLAVGRFIRLQCSDLRMRIPYENLPSCDRLLAICEGIYAARAEGELEVEEVLYWSLVKIYRSPHMLLEYTKLD; translated from the exons ATGGGGAGATTCTTCATTGGCTTTGTATTGCCTATACTGCTTTTGACAG CTTCTTTAATGAATTGGAGTTTGATGTCTCTGGCTGACTTCTTACTCTTTCTCTTCATTCAGTATGCTGCACCAAGAATTG GTTTTCATTCTCAAAGACAATCTCTGCTATCATGGTGTACACTTATCTTTTCTTTGCTGGCTGTTCTTTCACTTTCCATATTCAACATCATATGGGCTGTTAAGGGGGATCGGTGGAGTATTTCTGTTTCTCAGTGGGCCAAATTAATTGGTTTCTTAAG CTCTCATTCATGGAGATTACAGTATGCAATATTTTTTTTCGCCATTCAAGTATCTACAGCTTTAGTTACTCTAATAGGAATCTATAGAAGCAGATTTGGCCTGGACTTATGGGGCGATTCTCGCTTGTGGGACTTCTTTTCTTCGATCCTATATATAG GTTCTCAACTCAGAGATTTATGCTGCTTATTGCTGCCCATTGTACAGCTGGTTGTCGGCATTAGCCATCCATCTTGGGCATCTTTGCCATTTTTCATTTGCAGCAGTATTGGACTCATCAAGTGGTCTATAACAAGCAATTTCTTGGGATTCTTTCA GTGGTGGAGGTACCTTTTACTGTATTCTGGCTTGAACATTGTGTTGTTGTATGCGTATCAACTTTCCATTGAGTTTCCAGAGATGATCGAACATATTGCTGGGTTCATTGGTCTTTACAAGATATCTGCACAAGCAGAGTGGACAGAAATTTGTTCTTTCCTTTCACTTCTTCTTTTCTACATTATG CTATCTTGGATTAGATATGATCTTACAGAAATGGATTTTATTATGTCAGTGAGTGAAAGCTACTTGACTGAGCCGCTGCTTCTCCCCAAGTATTCATTTTTCTTTCATGAATTCAG ATCTGGTGTAAGGCACACAAACTTCATGTTGAGAAGATCTGTTTTTCGGACATTCAGTGTGAACTTTTTCACTTATGGTTTTCCA ATTTCCTTGCTTGCTCTGTCATTCTGGAGTTTTCATTTTGCAAGTGTCTATGCATTTGGATTACTTGCTTATGTTGGCTACATTGTGTATGCCTTCCCTTCATTATTCCACTTGCACCGGTCGAATggtttgcttcttgtcttcattCTCTTTTGGGCTGCTAGCACCTACGTCTTTAATGTGGCATTTACATTCTTAAATAAGGAAATGCGGAAG GATATGGAAATATGGGAAACTATTGGCTTATGGCATTACCCCATTCCAGGATTTTATCTACTTTCACAATATTCTCTTGGTGTCCTGGTGGCTTTAGGAAACCTTGTGAATAACTCTGTTTTCCTTTACCTGTCTGATGGAAATAGACAGTCTTTTGCTGAAGATTTCACAGTAGAAG AGAGTGAAGAGACCAAAGTTTTGGTTGTAGCCACAATAGTCTGGGGACTGCGTAAAAGCTCTCGTGCTATAGTACTGGTGCTGATATTTTTTGTTGCACTCAAACCCGGCATCATTCATGCAGTATATA TGGGTTTCTTTGTAATATTTCTGTTAAGTCACACCATCAGTTCAAAGATACGGAAAGCACTGATTGTTTTATGCGAGGCGCATTTTTCCTTCTTGTATATTCTTCAGCTTGATTTAGTCTCTAAAGCTGTGAAACAGAAAAGTTCATTTGTTGTGGACATCTTTTCTCAGTTAG GTTTACTTAATCATGCTAGTTCTGGGGATTTCTTGAAGATAGCAGCACTTGCATGCTCCTGTGCTATTCAAAATCATGGCTTTAAAATGCTTTCCTCTTTTTCAGCAATTCTGCAGCATACTCCCTGCCCTCCAATTGGTTTTAGCATCTTGAGAGCTGGTTTGTTGAAATCAGTTCTCTTATCAGTTTATTCTTCAATAAACAACCAGAGCCATGACAGATTCTCTTCTCATG AGGAAATGACAGTGTCATATCTGAGGGCAACAGGGAAGAAGTTTCTTTCAATATATCATTCATGTGGGACCCACATCGCCTTTCTGACAATTCTTCTTACTGTTTACCTAGTAAAGcctaattttatttcatttggTTACCTATTCTTCCTTCTGTTTTGGATGGCTGGAAGACAACTTGTGGGGAGCACAAAAAGGCCTCTTTGGTTCCCCCTGAAGATATATTCAGTTATAGTGTTTATTCTTGTTTGTGGcctcagtatcttcttcttTGTTCAGACATGGTTGTCCAGGGTGTTTGATTTGTCTTCTGCCTTTGGATATAACTCAGAGGCTTCCATGTTCGAAAATCTTTGGCAGTCCCTTGCTGTATTAATTGTGATGCAACTATATAGCTATGAGAGGAGACAGAGCAATTTTTCTCAATTACATGAGGGGGGTGAACCAGAAAAAGCTTACATTTCTTTTGTGAAACGCCTTCTGATTTTGCACTGTGAGAAGATACTTTATCTTGCTTTATTTTATGCATCTCTGTCCCCTATAGGTGCATTTGGTTTTCTGTATCTATTTGGATTGGCTGTTTGTTCAACTTTACCAAAGTCTTCTTGGATCCCTTCAAGactgtttataatttattcagGATTTCTAGTCACTTTTGAGTATCTTTTCCAGTTATGGGGCCATAAGGCTGAAATGTTTCCGGGACAGAAGTACTCATCTGTGTCATTATTCCTAGGATTACAGCTCTATGCACCTGGTTTCTTGGGTGTCGAGTCAGGCTTGAGAGGGAaagttgttgttattatttcaTGTATAGTTCAGTATAATGTCTTCCATTGGTTGGAGAACATGCCAGGCACTTCTAGTAATGGAGGAATATGGGAAGAGCCTTGTTCTTTGTTTTGCTTTTcagaagatgacccaagtgaaGTAACAAACTTGTTAAGCAGAAACCACTTATTCgaacaacaaaaagaaaagagaaggcATTCATGGCCATCTTTAGGCAATTTTATCTCTCAGTGGCCGTATTTTGAAGGCAGCTACACTGGCACATTTTCAAATGCGTTCGGGAATTCGAAAGAAAATCATAAGTGGAATCGAAAACGAATTCATATCTTGAGAAGGGAACGACTACAACTGCAGATGATTACTTTAAGAGCATGTGCGAAGTTTTGGATAGAGAATATGTTCAATCTTTTCGGCCTCGAGATCAACATGATTGCATTACTTCTTGCCAGTTTTGCTGTGCTGAATTCCATTTCCTTGATTTATATTGCATCACTTGCTGCTTGCATTCTTTTACCTCGGCGTGTCAGAAAATTCTGGCCCATATTTGTATTACTGTTTGGTTCTGTTATTATCCTCGAGTACTTGGCTATTTGGATAAATCAAATATCTTGGAAGCAACACTCTACGGGTGATCCAGGCGTTCCTTGTAATGAATGTTGGAGAAGCTCCAATCTATACTTTGACCATTGCAACAAGTGCTGGCTAG GAATTATAGTTGATGATCCACGAATGCTTATCAGCTATTATGTGGTATTCATGTTATCATGTCTCAAGTACCGTGCTGATCACTTCTCCAGCATTTCGGCATCAGAAACATATCAACATATGATGTCCCAATATAAGCAGGCGTCGTTGAATAATCTTTCATTTGATAGAAAATTCTTATGGACATTTCTCGACTACATGAGGCTTTATACTTATTGCCACTTACTAGATCTTGTTCTGACATTGATGTTAATCACAGGGACTCTTGAATTTGATATTCTTCACCTTGGATACCTTGGTTTTGGTCTGGTTTTCTTTCGAATAAGGCTTCAagttctaaaaaagaaaaacgaaatCTTTAAGTTCTTGAGGATGTACAACTTTGCTGTAATTGTCCTTTCTCTGGCTTATCAATCGCCTTTTCTAGGGGATTTTTGCAAGGGTGATTGCACAATGATGGATCACTTAAATGAGGTGGTTGGATTCCGTAAATATGATTATGGGTTTCGAATTACATCGAGATCAGCACTAGTAGAGATTATCATATTTATGCTGGTATCACTGCAATCATACATGTTTTCAGCTGAGGAGTTTGATTATGTGTCTGAATATCTTGAAGCAGAGCAGATTAATGCAATAGTGCATGAGCAGGAGAAGGCGGCTTCTTGGAAGACTGAACAGTTACAACAGATACAAAAATCTGAAGAGGGGAAGCGCTTGCATAATTTACAAGTAGAAAAGATGAAATCGGAAATGCTTAGTCtccaaatccagcttcagagtaTGAGCAACACTGCAAAATGTGGTCATGCTTCTCAAAGTCAAGGAAATGGGAGGAAGAAGTCATCCATGAGTGCAGATGGAGTTAATTACATTACAGGCCAAGAGGAAACTGATTATAAGAAGGAATCAGTTGATTTAAACTCTGATCTATTGTTTTCTTTTCATTTGAATAATTCTCTGAGGAATGAAAACTTTGATAGTCCATCAGCCATACAATCCATAAGGCATCCAACAGAATCACATAATGAGATTACTGAGCTAAAAGATAATGCTGCAATCTATGAATTTCCCAATATATATGAAAGAGAGAAAACAAAATCCAAATCTAACAAAAGATTGCTAACCTCAGCTTTCCGTCTGGTAAAGTACGGAGTTTCTCAGGTGCAATCTCTTGGAAATATGGCAGTTGCCAGCACTGTGAATTACTTCAACATAAAACCTGAAGAGTCAGACCTTAGTGATGATTCTTCTAATGACGAGATGTACTATGAGGTGGAGAACATAGGGGTTGAACCTGTGGTAACATATTCTTCTAATGACCGCACATTTTCTTTTCAATCTGATACTGACCAGATGACCACCTCTGACCGTTCATGCCTGCAAATTGGGATGATTCTCCAGTACATGTGGGCCCAAATGCGATCTAACAACGATATTGTTTGTTACTGTTGCTTTGTTCTAATATTCATGTGGAATTTTAGTTTATTGTCGATGGTTTATCCTGCAATTCTCTTTCTGTATGCCCTCTGTGTAAGTGATGGTCCGAATAATATGTTCTGGGTTATTGTTCTGATATACACAGAGATGGGTATATTGGTTCAGTATATATATCAGATCATTATCCAACATTGTGGATTGACCTTCAATATGAGTTTACTTCAGCATCTAGGATTTCCTGCAAATAAAATGACATCTTTTGTGATCAGCAACTTGCCTCTTTTTATGGTGTATTTATTTACTCTCCTGCAAACATCCATTACTATAAGAAATGCAGAATGGGCAACAATTGCTGAAAGCAGCTTTTCGAAAAGAAGAAACAGCTGCAGAGAAGAGGCTATTGAAGACTGTGGAAGGAGAATAGAGGAGTTTTTTTTGTTTGCTGAAAATTTGATTAAACAATTGATGAGAAACCTTTGTAGGTTTTGGAAATCTCTGACAGAGGGAGCAGAAACTCCGCCTCACTTTGTACAGCTGTCTATGAAAGTTGATTTGTGGCCTGGAGATGGAATTCAACCAGAAAGAATCCAATCAGGAATAAACAAGCTGCTTGAAATCATGCATGACAAGAGATGTCATGATATGAGCCGAGACCATTTCCACTCAATCAGTAGGGTCCGTGTTCAAAGCATTGAAAGAAATCCGGAAAATGATAATGTAGCTCTGGCTGTTTTTGAAGTTCTATATGCTTCTTCTTTGAAAGTATGTACACAAGCAGAATTTTACAGATCACTAACTCCAGCAGCTGATGTGGCATGTGAGATTTTAGAAGCTCAGCATTCTggtattcttaaaaaaattggaTTCCCTTACCCTATACTCTCTGCGATTGGTGGAGGAAAGAAAGACATTGATCTTTATGCCTACACATTTTGTGCTGACTTGGCTGTTTTTTTCTTGGTTGCAATTTTCTACCAATCAGTTATAAAAAATAACAGTGAATTTCTTGAAGTTTATCAGCTTGAAGATCAATTCCCAAAAGAGTTCGTCTTCATCTTAATG GTGATCTTCTTCTTGATAGTGCTGGATCGTGTAATATATCTTTGTTCATTTGCTACTGGAAAAGTTATCTTCTACTTTTTCAACTTTGCACTCTTCACATACTCGGTCGCAGTGTACGCTTGGTACACAGAGCTACAACACGGACATTCTACAAAATTTGCACTTCGATCTATATATTTAACAAAGGCGATTTCTCTAACACTTCAGGCCCTACAAATAAAATGTGGAATTCCACACAAGAGTACTTTGTATAGGCAGTTTTTGACAAGTACCATTTCACAAGTGAACTACTTGGGTTTTCGACTCTATCGCGCTCTTCCATTCCTTTATGAATTGCGATGCGTACTTGATTGGTCTTGCACAACTACATCATTGACCATGTATGACTGGCTTAAG TTGGAAGACATTCATGCCAGCTTGTTTCTTGTTAAATGTGACGCGGATTTGAATAGAGCAAAACACCAACACGGAGACAAGCAGTCTAAACTTACTAAATTCTGCAATGGAATATGCTTATTCTTTGTCTTGATGTGTGTTATATGGGCTCCAATGCTG ATGTACAGCAGCGGCAACCCAACCAACATTGCTAACCCAATAAAAGAAGCTAGCATCCGGATTGATGTAAGGACAATTAGTGGGCGGCTAACATTATTTGAGACAACATTATGTGAAAAGATCTCGTGGGTTAAAATTGTTTCGCATAATAATCTGGATCCTCATGGTTATTTACGTGCATATGATCAGAGAGACATCCAACTGATATGCTGCCAAGCTGATGCTAGCACCTTATGGCTTGTTCCACCTGTAGTCCAGGCTAGATACATGAAATCTCTCAGGTCGAGCATGGAAATCCTCTTTTCCTGGCAGTTGACCAGAGATCGACCAAAAGGAAAGGAAGTTGTGAATTATGAATTGAGAGTTCAGGATCAGGATCTTCCAACTTATTCAGAAGTAATGTCAGTGCTAAATGGTACTGCCAACGGCTTTAGGTTGCGTAACGTTTATCCAAGATATTTTCGAGTCACTGGATCTGGTGAAGTGCGGTTTTTGGAAGAGTTG GTAGAATTGGTTAGTGGGGATCTTGTCCTGAATCGAGGGAGTCCAGAGTGGTGGTCTTTCCATGATGTCAATGAGAATTACGGATGTGGTGAGTTTGCAGGTCCTATGGCGATAATCGTATCCGAGGAAACACCAC AAGGCATTTTAGGTGAAACACTTAGCAAGTTCAGTATCTGGGGTCTCTACATTACTTTCGTGCTAGCAGTTGGCCGTTTTATCCGACTACAATGTTCTGACCTGAGAATGAGAATACCATACGAAAATCTTCCATCCTGCGACAG GTTATTGGCAATCTGCGAGGGGATTTACGCTGCAAGAGCAGAGGGTGAGCTTGAAGTTGAAGAAGTGCTTTATTGGTCACTAGTTAAAATATACCGTTCGCCGCATATGCTGCTGGAATACACCAAGCTTGATTGA